The Kineothrix sp. IPX-CK genomic interval AATTGAACGTATTATATATTCTGCTTGGTTTTATTATTGTGATGGCGACGTATGAGTTCGCCAAATGGATGTGCAGAAAAAAGGTGGCGCGAATTCCGATGAGCGAAGCATTGAAAGCGGGAACGGAGTAGAAAAAAAGTATTTGTACCTATCAGTTTTAGGCAAACATACTTTTGATAGTGTTCTGCCCAGAACCCTTGATTCTATTCGCAGAAAAAAGATTATAAGTGTGTATGACGAATGAGGGATGCGTAAGCATTTCGTATAGAACAACCGCGCACATAATTATGCTTCCTTACATATAGTAATAAGAAAGATACGGTGGACAATGCCGGTAAGGAGTATTAAGGAAGAAGCCATGATTAGTGGAAGACTTATCACATTAAGCGAGGCGGATTATATCCGGTTCGGCGTACTTAACTCTCGGAATAACTCATTTCAGATTGGGACTATTGCAGAAAATCTTTATATACCTTGGGCAGTAGACATCAGTGAAGACGGCAGGTTGTTTTTTACGGAGCGCAGCGGTAACCTGCGTGTCATAGAGAATGGGATATTAAATCCGGTGCCGGTATATACATTCGAACCTCCTTTTATCAGTACTGGAGAAGGCGGGCTTATGGGACTTGCTTTGGACAGGGATTTTCTTTCAAACGGATATGTTTATCTTATGTATACCTATCAGGAAAACGGAGGACTTTATAGCCGTGTGGTACGTATGCATGTCGGGGACAATACGGCATCCGGGGAAGAAATTATTTTGGACCAAATTCCGGCAGGTCAGTCCCATAACGGGGGAAGGATAAAAATTGGCCCCGATGGTTACCTGTATATAACTACCGGGGATGCCGGTGAACGTTATCTTTCACAGGATATAAACAGTCTGGCAGGTAAGATTCTGAGGATTGGATTAGATGGAAGTATTCCGCCTGATAACCCTTTTCCCGGTTCACCAGTTTACGCCTTGGGGCTTAGAAATCCTCAGGGTTTGGCCTGGAATGACAGGGGGATATTATATGCCTCGGATCATGGAGAAACAGCCCATGATGAAATTAATATCATACAACCGGGCGGCAACTATGGCTGGCCTTTTGTTGTTGGTGATGAGGAAATTCAGGAATCTGATTTTATCAAGCCTGTCATACAAAGCGGGAATAATACCTGGGCCCCTGCGG includes:
- a CDS encoding PQQ-dependent sugar dehydrogenase, yielding MISGRLITLSEADYIRFGVLNSRNNSFQIGTIAENLYIPWAVDISEDGRLFFTERSGNLRVIENGILNPVPVYTFEPPFISTGEGGLMGLALDRDFLSNGYVYLMYTYQENGGLYSRVVRMHVGDNTASGEEIILDQIPAGQSHNGGRIKIGPDGYLYITTGDAGERYLSQDINSLAGKILRIGLDGSIPPDNPFPGSPVYALGLRNPQGLAWNDRGILYASDHGETAHDEINIIQPGGNYGWPFVVGDEEIQESDFIKPVIQSGNNTWAPAGMAFMTAGPRMGQLLVSTLRGSMLLAIIFDESGTRVANVEQLLQGRYGRLREAYQARDGSIYLTTSNLDGRGIPGPGDDKILRLEQ